The window GGAAAAAGACTGGGACTGGACCCTGGCCCAGATCGCCCGCCGGGTTAAAGACACCCGCGACAAAGACTTTATTCTCAAGAATGCCAAGGGGCAGACGGTCAACCGTCTTGATTCCATCTTCTGGATGGGAACCTCGCACGCCTCCAACGAAGAATGCGCTGTCATTCACCAAGCAATACGCGGCCTGGGTGTTGTCCATATGGACCACCAGGCACGGGTCTGACACAGCCCCACTGTTGCGGCTCTGGCAGAGTCGTTCGGACGCGGTGCTATGACGAACCACTGGATCGATATCAAGAATAGCGATGCAGTGCTTATTATCGGCAGCAATGCCGCTGAACATCATCCTGTCGCCTTTAAGTGGGTCATGCGCGCCAAGGACAACGGGGCCGTGCTTATGCACGTTGACCCCAAGTTCTCGCGCACATCCGCCCGTTGCGACTTCCACGTGCCCCTGCGTTCGGGAACGGATATCCCTTTCCTGGGCGGCATGCTCAACTACATTCTGGAAAACAAGCTGTACTTCAAGGACTATGTTGAAAAGTACACCAACGCCGCCTTTGTGGTGGGCAAGGATTACGCTTTCAACGATGGCCTTTTCAGCGGCTATGATCCTGCCACGCGCACATACGACAAAAAAACGTGGGTGCTGGAAATGGGGTCTGACGGCAAGCCTGTGGTCGATCCCACCTTCCAGAACGAGCGCTGCGTCATCAACATGATGCGCCAGCACTATTCCCGCTACACGCTTAAAAACGTTTCTGACGTTACGGGCGTTTCGCAGGAAAATCTGCTCAAGGTCTACAAGGCCTTCTGCGCCACTGGCGGCCCCGACAAGGCTGGCACCATCATGTACGCTCTGGGTTGGACACAGCACACCGTGGGCGTGCAGAACATCCGTCTTTCCTCGCTGATCCAGCTCCTGCTGGGCAATATCGGCGTGGCTGGCGGCGGCATTAACGCCCTGCGCGGCGAACCCAATGTGCAGGGGTCCACGGACCATGCCCTGCTGTACAACAACCTGCCCGGCTACCACGGAACCCCTCGCGCCCCGTGGCAGACCCTGGCCGACTACAACAAGGCCAACACCCCTGTCACCAAGCTGCCCAACAGCGCCAACTGGTGGGGCAACAGGCCCAAGTATATCGCAAGCCTGCTCAAGGGCTGGTTTGGCGATGAAGCCACGCCTGAAAACGACTTCTGCTATGACCTGCTGGCCAAGCTGGAGCCGAACGAAGACTGCTCGTACATGTTTGCCATGGATAAAGTCTATCAGGGCAAAATGCGCGGCGGTTTCATCTTTGGCGTGAACCCCATGAACAGCTTCCCCAACACCAACAAAATGCGGGCCGCTCTGGACAAGCTGGACTGGCTCGTGTGCTCGGAACTGCACAATTCGGAAACCACGGACAACTGGAAGCGCCCCGGTGTGGACCCCAAGGCCTGCAAGACCGAAGTGTTCCTCTTGCCCTCGGCTCACCGTATTGAAAAGGAAGGCACCATCAGCAACAGCGGTCGCTGGTTGCAGTGGTTCGACCAGGGCGTCAAGCCCGGCGGCGAAGCCCGCAACTTTGCGGACATCGTTGTGCCCCTGTTCAACCAGATCCGCGATCTCTACAAGGCCGAAGGTGGTGTGCTGCCCGAACCCATCCTCAAGATGAACTGGACAGACAAGTACGACGCTGCCGAGTGGGCCCGCCGTATCAACGGTTTCTTCTGGGCTGATACCAAGGTGGGCGACAAGCAGTACAAGCGCGGCCAGCTCGTGCCAGCCTTTGGCATGCTGAAGGACGACGGCAGCACTTCTTCGCTCAACTGGATCTACACAGGCAGCTGGACAGAAGAAGAAGGCAACAAGTCCAAACGCCGTAATACCAGCCAGACCCCCATGCAGGCCAACATTGGTCTGTTCCCCAACTGGTCGTGGTGCTGGCCGGTGAACCGCCGCATCCTGTATAACCGCGCCTCTGTGGATGTGAACGGCAAGCCGTTCAATCCCAAGAAGGCCGTTATTGAATGGGACGGCACCAAGTGGGTGGGCGACGTGCCCGACGGCCCCTGGCCGCCCATGGCCAATGAGGGCGGCAAGCTGCCCTTCATCATGGTGAAGGATGGTCACGCCCAGTTCTTTGGCCCCGGCCCCGCCGACGGTCCCTTCCCCGAACACTACGAACCTGCGGAAACGCCTCTGGCCAGCCATCCGTTCTCCAGGCAGTTGAGCAGCCCGGTGTACAAGTTCCATACCTCCGATATGGACAAGATCGCCGCGCCGGCTGACCCCAACTACCCCTATGTGCTGACCACCTACAGCCTCACCGAACACTGGTGCGGCGGCGGCGAAACGCGCAATGTGCCCAACCTGCTCGAAACCGAGCCCCAGCTTTATGTGGAAATGAGCCCAGAGCTGGCCAAGGAAAAGGGCATCAAGAACG of the Desulfovibrio sp. genome contains:
- the fdnG gene encoding formate dehydrogenase-N subunit alpha, with amino-acid sequence MKSTRRSFLKGVGAGVLCLTLGQLGFDLGEAQAYAVKLKIEGAKEVISVCPFCSVCCQVIAYVRDGKLVSTEGDPDFPVNEGALCAKGAALFSMYTNDHRLKKPLYRAPNSDHWVEKDWDWTLAQIARRVKDTRDKDFILKNAKGQTVNRLDSIFWMGTSHASNEECAVIHQAIRGLGVVHMDHQARVUHSPTVAALAESFGRGAMTNHWIDIKNSDAVLIIGSNAAEHHPVAFKWVMRAKDNGAVLMHVDPKFSRTSARCDFHVPLRSGTDIPFLGGMLNYILENKLYFKDYVEKYTNAAFVVGKDYAFNDGLFSGYDPATRTYDKKTWVLEMGSDGKPVVDPTFQNERCVINMMRQHYSRYTLKNVSDVTGVSQENLLKVYKAFCATGGPDKAGTIMYALGWTQHTVGVQNIRLSSLIQLLLGNIGVAGGGINALRGEPNVQGSTDHALLYNNLPGYHGTPRAPWQTLADYNKANTPVTKLPNSANWWGNRPKYIASLLKGWFGDEATPENDFCYDLLAKLEPNEDCSYMFAMDKVYQGKMRGGFIFGVNPMNSFPNTNKMRAALDKLDWLVCSELHNSETTDNWKRPGVDPKACKTEVFLLPSAHRIEKEGTISNSGRWLQWFDQGVKPGGEARNFADIVVPLFNQIRDLYKAEGGVLPEPILKMNWTDKYDAAEWARRINGFFWADTKVGDKQYKRGQLVPAFGMLKDDGSTSSLNWIYTGSWTEEEGNKSKRRNTSQTPMQANIGLFPNWSWCWPVNRRILYNRASVDVNGKPFNPKKAVIEWDGTKWVGDVPDGPWPPMANEGGKLPFIMVKDGHAQFFGPGPADGPFPEHYEPAETPLASHPFSRQLSSPVYKFHTSDMDKIAAPADPNYPYVLTTYSLTEHWCGGGETRNVPNLLETEPQLYVEMSPELAKEKGIKNGDGVLLESIRGTCEAIAMVTVRIRPFTVMGRTIHLVGMPFAFGWTTPKCGDSTNRLTVGAFDPNTTIPESKACCVNLRKADKLTEIG